The Cicer arietinum cultivar CDC Frontier isolate Library 1 chromosome 1, Cicar.CDCFrontier_v2.0, whole genome shotgun sequence genome contains the following window.
ATTTTATGTGTAGACCAAAATGCCCCTtccctaaaaaaaatatattttcttttcctaGGTGGGCCCCTCTTTTCTTTTAACGATTTTTCAATATACCCGCCGGAACGGTTACTACGCTACTAGTTACGAATAAAGTGAATGggcatcattatcatcatcatcatcatcatcaatttttgttgttgtgattaaaaCGCAAACTTGAATAgaataaaaggaaggaaaatttgaTTCGAAGATCGTTGGTAATTTTTGTGggtggaattgaattgattttgaattgaGAAAAAATGGGAAGAGGAAAATTCAAGAGCAAGCCCACCGGCCGCCGCCACTTTTCCACCCACGAAGACATCCGTAAGCCCCCTCCAAATTTTCCTTCATCTCCTTTATGCTAAATCCAATCACTTTTTCTTGcaaattttggtttttagatAAATGTCATTCTTTTAatgcttttttgtttttgtagttATAGAATAGTGTGGCTTGTGGATAAAGGTTCTGCATGTGAAGATTATACTTATTGGAGGTTTTTAGATCTACGAGACTTCCAGCTTGAAAacatcttttaatatctatttatgtttgaatttagtTCAAATTATTGTTCATATTGTGTGGAGTTATTACCACCGGGTATGCACAGTATTTGGGTATGCACAGTGTTTGTTTGTAACACCAACACTTTTGACGAAACACGTGTTCTCATGTCCGACACATGTTAGTGTCAAACAAACATTGGCACAACACCTAaatcacatttaatttatttatattctcaaattattatgGTGTCAATGTGTTAGATCGTGTTTGTATTAGTATCTGTGTTTCCTAAGTTATAAACTTTATAGTACCAAGTTTGGAACTCATAAAATGAATCTTGTGTGGagttgttttttgagttttgtaCCTTTGTGTtggtttttctttctttttttgaagCTACAAAAGTTGGAATAGAAGTAAGTTAGGACCTTAGAGGAACATGAGAAATTATATACTTTTGTGGTGTAGTGGAAAAGGTAACTGCAATTTGCTGAGATTGGTGCTTTTCTGTATATGGTTTCAGTAAATTTCCATTTAGGCTATGTCGGAGGAAAAACCGAACTCTCTCCTTGTTAGAATATTTAACTTATAGATGCATGTGTCATGTTGATGGGTTTAGTAGGTATCACTAACAGAAAAGAGCATAATCCTTAAACACCATGTTTGCTGATACAACTTATGTTAAGAAAGAGATGTTAACTATTTCATAATTCAATTATATTGGGGAGAAATGGCTTGGATTGTTGACGTGCAACTCCGAAATCAGATAGGGACTGGACACCGGTTATTTAACCAGTTCTAGAAAGTGACAGTAGATCCTACAAATTTTAGTTTACGCGTGTTAGTAGGTTTGACATAAAAATGTTGTTAAATAGTAGCTATACTGCCGTATTGGAATTTAAACTATCACTATTATTCCATGATATGATATTTAATACAATAGCGACAATAGTGGCGCTATCGCACTCTTGCGTAGGAGAATTTGAACGAACCACTATTTTTCTGTGATTCAAGATTGACAACACTATGACAAAGGAAAATGTGGGAATGTGATTGTGTAGTGCCAGTATTTGTTCAACCCTGTGAGTGCTTTGATTAAGATTATTTCAGTTATGCTTTCACTTTCTAATATCTCTAGAGTCTGTGGTAGTTACGTATTGACAATTCCATGTTTGTTATTGTGTTGTAACTTCTACTTAGCATTCACCATAGTCCATACGTCTGGTCTAGTATCAAAATAATATGTGGAGGGATTAGTTAAATTATAATCCAACTCTCTAACTTTGAAACTTATCCGAAGTAAAGTTTCTTATTAATGCTTAAACCCTTTTGGCTCCCTTCTCCTctaaagaaaacaaaacagaaaagTGACACTTCTTAATCATAGAAATAACCTCTGAAAACTTTATGTTTCTTTTGACTATTGCAGTTGCTGGAACCTCTAGCCGTCCTCGATCTTTTAGACAGGTTTCCTTCTGAATCCTTTCTTCTTCCCCCTTTTGCTCCTGCTCCTCAAACATGTATGCGATCTCCTCTAACaaatgatgtttttgttaatattatctataataaattaatttgtatatgtTCAACATATGTTCAACATATGCGATCTCCTCTTCCCAACCTTATTAGAAAGAAGCTGAGAATGAAGCTGAAGAACCTAAGGAAGAATCTGGGGATGAATCTGGTGAAGAAGCCGATGAAGATACTAGAGTTAGTATCCCACAGTTTTTTTGTTTCTATGGTGTGCTCCCATCAATATGAAACTGACTGTCTTGTTGCTACTTAATGTATACAGAAGAATAAAGGAACTCAAGGGATTATTGAGATTGAAAATCCTAACTTGGTAAAGCCAAAGAACTTGAAAGCTAGAGACGTTGATGTGAGTTTAACTTTTCATTGTTGGCCATTACATAGACATTTTCATAGGAGTTTGGAAGAATAATGTTATTTTCGCGTGGATGCAGGTTGAAAAGACAACTGAACTTTCAAGGCGTGAAAGGTTTGCTACTTTTAATTTGCTCTTT
Protein-coding sequences here:
- the LOC101488789 gene encoding uncharacterized protein gives rise to the protein MGRGKFKSKPTGRRHFSTHEDILAGTSSRPRSFRQKEAENEAEEPKEESGDESGEEADEDTRKNKGTQGIIEIENPNLVKPKNLKARDVDVEKTTELSRREREEIEKQRAHERYMRLQEQGKTEQAKKDLERLALIRQQRAEAAKKRDEEKAAKEQKKTEARK